TTATAAAAAATAAAAAAGCAAATATAAAATAAAACATTATGTAAATTATAAGACAAATTATAACCACAAAAGCAAAATATAGCATCATTTTTTCTAAATTCATTTTTTCCTTATATTTTATTCTTATAAAACAAAAAGTTAAAAATATATATATAAACCATAATGGTATAAATCCTATACCCAGCGAATATATAAAATTCATTCTTAAATATATAATTATTGCTATCATTATAGTTGATATTATAGCAAAACTTAATATGTTTTTTATACTTTTTAATTCTTTTATCAACATTTTACTAATCCTTAAACTCTACATTAATATTTTTTAGTTTACCATCATATTTTTGAATTTGAACTTTTGCATTATTTAATATAATAGTTGATGCTTTAGTTAGTTCCTTATCTTTATGTTTATCTGAGTAATATACCACTTTACTTATTCCTGATTGTACTATGGCTTTTGCACACTCATTACAAGGGTAATGTGTTACATAAATAGTACTATCCTCTAAATTTTTTGTAGAGTTTAATATAGCATTTAATTCCGCATGTACTACATAAGGGTATTTAGTTTCTAACAAATTCCCGTTTTTATCCCAAGACATAGCATCATCATCACTACCATTTGGAAATCCATTATAACCTATTCCTATAATTTTTTTATTTTTTACTATACAGGCCCCTACTTGTGTAACTGGGTCTTTACTTCTTAAAGACGATAAATATGCTATACCTAAAAAATACTCTTCCCAAGATATATATCCTTCTCTTTTAAACATATTATTTCACCTCACTAATTAATTTTTTCTTATTAGCATAAATAGTTTCTAAAGTATCTCCTTTTACTATCTTTTGATTTTTAATAATTTTACCATTTTTTAAAGTTATAGTATAGCCCCTATCTAACATATCTTTAATATCATATTTTTCAATTTTTGCTTTGATATTATTTAATTCTAATTTTTTTATATTTATTTTATTAGATAACATATCTTTTAATTTATTTTTCAAACCATTTAGTTCATCTTTTTTATAATTTGTACTTAATTTATATACTATGTCTTTTTTTAAACTTTTCTTTATATCTTCTAACTTGTTTATTCTTTCTAAAATTTGTATTGAATAAAATTCTTTTAAATAATAGTTATCTTTTAAATTTTTAATATCTTTTTTGCTATTTTCTATTTTTCTAATTAAAATCTTACTAGAATTTTTATTTTCATTATTTAAACTATCTAATAAGTCTTTTTTTATAGGAATAAGTATTTCGGCGGCTTGTGTAGGTGTTGCGGCCCTAATATCTGCTACAAAATCTGAAATTAGTATGTCTACTTCATGTCCTACTGCTGATATTATAGGTATTTTTGATTTGAAAACTGCTTCTATAACTTCAACTTCATTAAAAGCCCATAAATCCTCTATACTTCCGCCACCACGACCTATTATTATACAATCTATATCTAAATTCGAATTATTAAAATACTCTATTCCTTTTGCAACTGATATACTTGAACCATCTCCTTGAACCTTAGCCGAGTAAACATAAATATCTACATTAGGATTTCTTTTATGTGTTGTATTTATTATATCATGTATAGCAGCCCCAGTATGAGCCGTTACTACTCCTATACATTTAGGGTATTTTGGTAAAGGCTTTTTATGTATTTCATTAAAATAGCCTTTTTGTTTATATAAGGCTATTAATTCTTCTCTTCTTTTATATAACTCTCCTAAACCATTGTCTTTTTCTATCTTATTACAAACTATTTGAACAGAAGCATCTAAAGCATACACATTTATTTTACCATAAACTTTTACCTTATCTCCTTCTTTTAAAGTTCTAGGTATATCATTCATATTATAATTAAAACCTGCACACTTTATTCTTCCATCTTTATCTTTCAAGGTAAAATACATATGTCTTGCTTGATATGTTAAGTTAGAGATTTCCCCTTCAACACATATATATTTAAGTTCAGATATATTTTCTACAAAACTTTTTATAAGTTTATTTATATCAGCTATTTTTAAGACCTGCACTACATTACCTCCATAAGCAATTCTTTTAATCTTTTTATTTCTTCTCTTAATTCTATTGCTCTTTCAAAATCTAAATCAGTAGATGCTTTTATCATTTCTTTTTCTAATTTAACTATTTTTTTATCTACTTCTTTGATATTTTTAAACTCTTCTATCTTTTCTTCTATTTCTTCTTCATACTCTACTAAAGAATCAACGTCATTATTAGTAGTATTTCTAGGAGTAATATTATTTAATTTATTATATTGCTCTTGATATTTTCTTCTTCTATCTACTTCATCAATGGCTTCTTTCATAGAATCTGTCATTCTATCAGCATAAAGTATAACTTTACCTTCTACATTTCTAGCTGCCCTACCCATAGTTTGAATTAGTGATCTTCTTGATCTTAAAAAACCTTCTTTATCTGCTTCTAATATAGCAACTAATGAAACTTCTGGTATATCAAGACCTTCTCTTAGTAAGTTTATACCTACTAAAACATCAAATTCTCCTTTTCTTAAACCTTTTATAATTTCTACTCTTTCTATTGTATCTATATCTGAGTGCATATATCTTATCTTTATACCTAAATCTAGATAGTAATCAGTAAGTTCTTCTGCCATTTTCTTAGTTAAAGTAGTTATTAAAACTCTCTTATTTACTTTAACTAATTTTTTAATTTCTTCTAATAAATCATCTATCTGATATTTAGTTGGTTTAATAAATACACTAGGTTCTACTATTCCAGTTGGTCTTAATAATTGCTCTACTATTTCATCTTTTGCACCTTCTAGTTCATAATCACTTGGAGTTGCAGAAACATAAACTACTTGTGGTATTTTAGAAAAAAACTCTTCTTTAGTTAAAGGTCTATTATCATATGCTGATGGTAATCTAAATCCATTCTCTATTAATACTCTTTTTCTTGATCTATCTCCATTATACATACCACCAATTTGTGGTACTGTAATATGGGATTCATCTATAACCACCAAAAAATCATCAGGAAAATATTCAATTAAAGTATCTGGCATTTCTCCAGCTTTTTTACCTGACAAATATCTAGAATAATTTTCTATTCCTTTACAATACCCGATTTCTCTTATCATTTCTATATCGTATTCTGTTCTTTGTTTTATTCTTTGTGCTTCAAGTAACTTATTTTCTTTTTCAAAAAAACTTACTCTCTCTACCATTTCACTTTTTATATCCTCAAACATGGCTATATTACTTACTGTTGATAAATAGTGAGTTGCTGGCATTATAGTCATTCTTTTTACTGTTTTAATTTTATTAGAAGTTATAGTATTAATTTCAACTATTTCCTCTAAATCTTCATCAAAATACTTAAACCTATATGCAGTATCTTGATAAGGGGGTCTAATATCTATTATATCTCCCTTAATTCTAAATTTACCACGCTCTAATATTATGTCATTTCTTTCATATCTCATATCTATTAATTTTTTTATTAAATCTTTTCTACTAAACCCTATGCTAGAATCAATAGATAAAGAGTTTTTAGTATATGCTATTTTAGACCCTAATCCATAAATTGCTGAAACAGAAGCCACTATTATTACATCTTTTCTTGTTAAAAGAGCGGCTGTCGCCGCATGTCTTAATTTATCTATTTCATCATTTATAGAAGAATCTTTTTCTATATATGTATCTGTTTGTGGTATATATGCTTCTGGTTGATAATAATCATAATATGATACAAAATATTCAACAGCATTTTCTGGAAAAAACTTTTTATACTCGTTATACAACTGAGCAGCCAAAGTTTTATTAGGGGCTATCACCAAAGTAGGTCTATTTAATTTTTCTATCACATTAGCAATAGTAAAAGTCTTACCACTTCCTGTAACCCCTAAAAGAATTTGTTCTGATATACCTGCATTAATATTATCAACTATTTTATTTATAGCCTGTGGTTGATCACCTGTTGGCTTAAATTTTGATTTTAATTTAAAATCCATTTTATACCTTTTTACTCCATACTATTCTATTTCATCTATAAGATGTCTATTATCATTTAAAGTCCCATATCTAAATATTACATAACCATTTACTGAATAATTAGCTCTTCTTATTATTGAATGTTTCTTTACTTCATTTTCAGGCCAATCCCATTTTTCTGGTTCTTCAACTTTGTATATACCTTCACCTATATATAAAGGAGTATTAGTTTGTTTTGCTTTATTATTCCACCATTCAACTAAAGTTTTATAATCTGCTCTTTCATTACCTATTTTCCAATATACTTGAGGTGCAACATAATCTATCCATTCTTCACTCATCCATTTTAATACGTCTGCATATAAATCATCATATGCTGCTAAACCATTAGTGTTTGAACCTCTATAATCGCTTTTTTTGTTACGCCATATACCAAAAGGAGATACTCCAAATGAAATATGTGGTTTTAATTTATGTACTGATACTGATAAGTTTTTTATTAAACTATTTACATTTTCTCTTCTGAAATCACCTATACTATTATATTTATTTGAAACTTTATTATAATCTGCATAGTCAAAATTAGGTAATTTTTTACCACCTATTGGATATGGATAGAAATAATCATCTAAATGTACTCCATCTATATCATAGTTAGTTACTACTTCTTCTATTGAGTTGTATAAGTATTCTACTACACCTTTTTTAGCTGGATTTAAATATAATTTACCTTCATATTCAAAAGTCCATTCAGGATGCAATACCCCTATATTTTTGCTAGATGCTGAATTTAAATTATTTTTCATAGATACTCTATATGGATTAATCCAAGCATGTAATTCTATTCCATTTTTATGTGCAACTTCTATAAAATATTCTAACGGGTCATATCCTGGATTTTTTCCTTCAACTCCTGTTAAATATTCAGACCAAGGTAAAGTTTTTGATTTATAGAATACACCTGCTGATGGTTTAATTTGTAAAAATATTGCATTCATTCCCCAACTTTTAACATTAGATACTATTTCATCTATTTCTTGTTTTTGTAAATTTGCCCCACGAGTTTTAGGGAAATCTAAATTAACTACTGTTGCTACCCAAACTCCTTTTAAATCTTTATTAATTTTTCTATGACTTCTATCAAAAACATCTTTTCTATAGTCCTCATTTCCTAATATCTCATTATTACTTTTATCACTTATTTCTGTACTTGTAGTTGTTTTTGTTTTAGTTTTACCTTTACCATATTCTCTAATATTTGTATCAACTGTACTACATGATACTAACATAGCTAATCCTGCTACTGCTAATATTTTACTTAATTTCATATTATTTTCCTTTCCTTACTAATCCTACTCCATCTCCAAATGGTAATAAACTAAATTCATAGTTTTCATTTAGATAGATTATAAACTCATTTAATTTTTTTACTATTGTTTTAAATTTTTTAGGATACTCATCTATTGTTACATATGATCTAAACATTATATTATCTATAAATATTAAACCACCATTATTTAATTTATTATAACACATATCAAAAAACTTTTTATACTGTCCTTTTGCTGCATCTATGAAAATAAAATCAAAATTTTCATTTAAATTTTCTAATATTTCCAAAGCATCTGCATTTATTAGATTTACTTTTCTAGATAATTTGGAAAAATTAGATTTTGCAATTTCAAATCTTTCTTTATCAATTTCTATACTTGTTAAATCAGAATATTTTGATATATATGCTCCTGAATAACCTATTGCAGTCCCTATTTCTAAACTCTTTTTGTATTTTTTGCTTGAAAGTAAAAAAATTAAAAAATTTAAAACTTCTTCTGTTACTATAGGAATATTGTTTTTTATCCCATATTCTTTTATGAATTGTATATCATTATCCTCTTTAAAAAGTTCTCTAGCATATTTAGTACTTTTTTCAAAATTTTCTAACATATCACTCCTTATCTATATTATATCTTGAAAAATATTATACTGTCAATTATTATATTTTTAACTTTTAATGCAATTAATATTCTCACATAACCATTATATAATAATTTGCCTTTTTTTTCCACTTAAAAGTCTGAATATCACAAATAAAAATTAGGATTTAATCCTAATTTTATTATTGAAGTTCTAACATAGTGCCTTTAACACAAGCAAATTCTTTAATATATGATATTTTTTCATTTTTAAATTTTATAATACTTACTCCATCAAAACTATCTATGCCCTTATCTTTTAATTTATATTCAAAATACCACTCTACTATTGTTTGATTTTCTGTATGTACAAATTGCTTAATTTCCCAACGAAAAACATTATTAATAGAACTCCATTTATTAAACCAAGAAATGATATTATCAATCCCATTATATACTGGTCCATAACTTTCAATATACAATATATCTTTATCAAATATTTTGGTTAAATTTTCTCCATTTTTACTAATCCACATTTGAAAATATTCTTTTATCATTTTTTCTCTATTTTCCATTATTCTCATCTCTCCTAATATATTTTTAAATTTAAAGATAAGTTATAAAATTTTAAAATACATATAAACTTTGCTATCAGTACAAAAAAGAGATAACTTAATATTATCTCAATTTTGTATTAATATATTTAGTACAATAATACCTTATTCTTATTTTACGTCTATTTCTATATACACTGGGTCATGATCACTAAATGCTCCTTGCGAATGTGTAAATTCTGAATTAACATTTATTATATCAACTTTTGTTTTATCAATGTATTCTTTATTAACTAAAACATTATCTAAAATTTGAGAATTTCCCTGATATACATATGAATATCTTTCTTCTTCTGGAAGTAAATCAACTGCATTAAACATTATATCACCTTTCATTATTGATACTGTCTTTGAAAATTCAAAATCATTCATATCACCTAATGAAACTATTATGGCGTCTTTAAAATTATTATGTAATGTTTCATGGAATTTAAATATTAATTCTGCTTGTAAATGTCTTTTTTCTTCTGATTTTCTATGTATAGGTCTTATTGCACCATACAAACCATTATCTTCTCTTTTAGATGATAAATGATTAACTATTATAAATATATCTTTTCCTTTAAATAGGAAATGCCCAACTAATGATTTTCTCACTGCCTCAAAAGCATCACTTTCTGTTCCTATTCTACCTGGATTATATAATAGTTTACCATCGACTACATATGTATCTTTATCTTGAAGTCCTTCATTTAAATATGGAATTTGTACTCTATCTTTTCTATAAAGTATTGCATTTCTAATATGAATAGCTGGTTTCCCACCATCTCTTCCATGTTTAGGATTTATCATAAGGTAACCATATTCTACACCTGTTTCTCTTTTGATTTCACGAATTATTGCTTTTAAATTAGCAGCTCCTGCTGTTTCTCTAGGATATCTTTTTTCATCTGACCCATTATCATCTCCCAATTCTATTAAAGATATAATATCAGGAGTTTTTAATATATTTTTAACTTGTTTTGCTAAATCATATACTTTATATTTATCATCAGCCAAACTAAAATTTTCTATATTATATGAAACTATACTTAATTTTTCTTTATCAATACCTAACTTATTTTCATCAGGCTTAGTAGCACTGTCTTCTAATTTAGGAAGTTTTTTAGTATTCATTATTCTATATGTTCCAAAATTAAAAGTTAAAATACCTTCTATATCTCCTAAAAATTGATCACCTGGATTAGGTGTAAAGTTTTTATCTTTAAATATCTTTTTACTATTTGTTAATGGGAAATAGTTATTTGATATTATTATTTTTTGAGTTTGTTCATTATCGTAAGTATATCTAAGACCACCATTTTTTGTTTTTTGTACTACATAATCTCCTTTTTCAGGTACTACTGCAATATCTCCATGTCTTTCTTTTACACCAACTACTTTTGGACTTATAACTTTAACTAACATACTTTCGAATGTTTCATAATAATCCATTGCATTATTTATTGGATCTAATTTATCAACAGGTGTATCATCATCATGAATTTTAAAAGGTATTTTAGAAGCTTCTATAATTGTAGGTTCAATAGTTAAACCTTTTTTTAATACTTTAATATCTAGGGCTTTTATTGCTGTAATTGTAAGTTCTTTCTTATCAAATTTTTGAAATTGCAATTCTTTTACTATTCCATCTACTCTAACTAAATCTCCTTCTTTAAATTTTGTATCTTTAAAATCTGATTTATCTATGTATATTCCTTCTGAAGTTATTGGATTCCCATCATCTTTTAAACTTTGTATAAAAAATCCATCATTAAATCTATCATCAAAATTTTTTAATACTACACCTTCTACGTCTTTTACAAATTTATTTTCGTATGGTGATTTATGACTAGTTCCTTGTATTTCTGCTATAGTATGTCCAAATATATTTAAAGATACCACTATTTGAATTATTAATATTATTATTTTTTTCATCTTTAATCTCCTTTAATACTTATACTCTAATTTTAATTTAAGACTTAATGGGGCTTTTTTGAATGCATTATTTTCAAATTCAATTTTTACTCCTGTGTCCCAACTTAATTTTAAATAATTAGTTAAATCAAATTCTGTTTCTAAAACTGGATTTAAATAATATGATAATTTTTTTTGCTTTTTCGAACTATTAAAATCTTTTTGTACTTTAATACCAAATAATATACTTGGTTTTATATTATATCTATATTCTTCATTTATCTCAGTTAAAAATTTAAATTTAGTTTCTGAAGTAACTTTTGGTTTTGGTTCAAGTATTAAATTTTCAAAATCAATATTTGCTTCAATAGATGGAATAAATTTCACTATTTTATTGTATATATATTCAAAAGAATTTTTTAATTTTAGTTCTAATTTCATTTTTTTATCATATTTTTCAGTAATTTTTCCTGATTTACTCACAGAATAATCTTTTTCATTTTCAATTTTCATAGTTAATTGAGCAAAAGGTTTATGAGTAATTTTATAATTTTGTTCAAATACTGTACCTAATTTTAAATCAATTTTAGATTCTAAATCTAATTTATTATCTTTACTTCTAAAACCTGTATTAACAAAGACTAATATTGATGGTGTTAATTTTAAACTTTGTATTCCCGCTTCTCCAAAATAAGTTTCATAAGTAAATTTAGTATTATTCCCTATAGACATTTGATGCTTTGGTTTGTTTAGCCCATTAGATTTATAACTTGTAAAAAATTCTGGTTCTATCTCTAATTTATTTTTCTTATATTTAAATTTAAATGTTGCATCATTTACTATTCCTACATGGTTTTCATCAAATTTACTTGATGATATTGATGAATGTTTGCCACCTTTACTCTTAGATGAATCAACTATTAAATATGTTTCATTAGATGGATATATTGAAAAATTATCATTTATTTTATATCTACCTTTAATGCCTATATCTAAATTTATCCCATCTTTTCCATCTTTATCAATTTTAACTTTTCCACCATGATTTATCTTAAAATTAGTCTCAACATTCCAATCATTTCCTTTTTCAACTTTATACATTAATCCATGGTTAAAATCAAGTTTTTCTCCAATACTCTTTTTAAAATTATCTAATTCCAATCCTGATTCTATACCATAGGTATGTTTATAGTAATTTCTAAAACTTTTTTTATACTTAGCTTCTATTAAAAATTTTCCTATATTATATTCAAATGTTAAAGGCTTATTCTTAACTTTCTTATTTAATAATTCAAGTTTAGAATTTAATTCTAGTCCATCTGTCAATTTTATATCGCTAACTGATATTTTTAAATCTGGCGTTAAATATTTAGTAGAATTTACAAAATCATACTTTGTAGTACTTAACTCAGAAGTAAGTTTAATTGAAAATGAACTTATGGCTGATATTATAAACATAAATATTACTTTTTTCCTCACATTATCTCCTCTTTTCATTGTATAAATAATTACCGTGAATCCTATAATATATAAAATTTTAAGTATAAAAAAATTATTGATTAATTAAATACCGGTAATAATGTTATACCACATTTATTTTTTTATGCAATTTTTTTATGTAAATTTTATAAAAAAATCATAATATTAATATCTTAACTTAGATATTATATTATGACTATTATATATTTTTATCTTCCACAATATATACTGGTTCAACATGTAAATTTAAACTTTTAATAAAGGGATACTTATTTCTAACTATCAAATTAACATTTTCTGCTATTTGATGAGATTTTTCTACACTAAAATCCTTATCTACTCTAATGTCGGCATACATGTATATCTTTTTACCTGAACTTATCATAAATAAATCATGTACATAAAATATATCATCATTTTGCATGATAATTGTTCTTACTTTTTTCAATAATTCTTCATCTTGTTTTTCTAAAAGTATTAATATATTTTCTTTTATTATATTATATGCTTGATATATTATATATAAGGTTATAACTATACTTAGAAGTATATCAAAAGCATATGATACCTTTATTGTTAATATTACACCTAATAATACTGATATAGAAAGTAAAATATCTGCACCATAATCTTTTGCAAGAGTTTTTAGTATATCATTATCATATTTTTTAGCATTCTTTGATACGTAAATATATTGAAATATTTTTAATAGAGTAAATATTAATGTGAAAATATATATTATATACTGTTCTTTTTGTAAATTAATTGGTGCATAATTAAATATTTTTTTAATACTGGTAAATAATACACTGGTTGTTGTTAGGATTATAAACATGCCTATAAATAAATTAAATATTGCTTCTATTTTACCATACCCAAAAGGGTAATCATCATTTTCTAATTTATTTGATATTTTTAATCCAAAAACAGCTAATACTGTACTTAAACTATCTGTCGCTGAATTTATACCATCTGCAATAATAGTATTTAATGAAAATATAAAACCTATAAATATTTTTAAAATTGCTAATAAAACATTAATACTAAAAGACACATAACTACAATTTAAAATTGCTTTTTTATCACAATATTCTTTTTTAAGACCCTTTAATATTAAAATATCATTTTCTAATATGAAAGAATGCTTAATAAAAAAAT
Above is a genomic segment from Oceanivirga salmonicida containing:
- a CDS encoding deoxycytidylate deaminase, producing the protein MFKREGYISWEEYFLGIAYLSSLRSKDPVTQVGACIVKNKKIIGIGYNGFPNGSDDDAMSWDKNGNLLETKYPYVVHAELNAILNSTKNLEDSTIYVTHYPCNECAKAIVQSGISKVVYYSDKHKDKELTKASTIILNNAKVQIQKYDGKLKNINVEFKD
- the xseA gene encoding exodeoxyribonuclease VII large subunit, whose protein sequence is MQVLKIADINKLIKSFVENISELKYICVEGEISNLTYQARHMYFTLKDKDGRIKCAGFNYNMNDIPRTLKEGDKVKVYGKINVYALDASVQIVCNKIEKDNGLGELYKRREELIALYKQKGYFNEIHKKPLPKYPKCIGVVTAHTGAAIHDIINTTHKRNPNVDIYVYSAKVQGDGSSISVAKGIEYFNNSNLDIDCIIIGRGGGSIEDLWAFNEVEVIEAVFKSKIPIISAVGHEVDILISDFVADIRAATPTQAAEILIPIKKDLLDSLNNENKNSSKILIRKIENSKKDIKNLKDNYYLKEFYSIQILERINKLEDIKKSLKKDIVYKLSTNYKKDELNGLKNKLKDMLSNKINIKKLELNNIKAKIEKYDIKDMLDRGYTITLKNGKIIKNQKIVKGDTLETIYANKKKLISEVK
- the uvrB gene encoding excinuclease ABC subunit UvrB, producing the protein MDFKLKSKFKPTGDQPQAINKIVDNINAGISEQILLGVTGSGKTFTIANVIEKLNRPTLVIAPNKTLAAQLYNEYKKFFPENAVEYFVSYYDYYQPEAYIPQTDTYIEKDSSINDEIDKLRHAATAALLTRKDVIIVASVSAIYGLGSKIAYTKNSLSIDSSIGFSRKDLIKKLIDMRYERNDIILERGKFRIKGDIIDIRPPYQDTAYRFKYFDEDLEEIVEINTITSNKIKTVKRMTIMPATHYLSTVSNIAMFEDIKSEMVERVSFFEKENKLLEAQRIKQRTEYDIEMIREIGYCKGIENYSRYLSGKKAGEMPDTLIEYFPDDFLVVIDESHITVPQIGGMYNGDRSRKRVLIENGFRLPSAYDNRPLTKEEFFSKIPQVVYVSATPSDYELEGAKDEIVEQLLRPTGIVEPSVFIKPTKYQIDDLLEEIKKLVKVNKRVLITTLTKKMAEELTDYYLDLGIKIRYMHSDIDTIERVEIIKGLRKGEFDVLVGINLLREGLDIPEVSLVAILEADKEGFLRSRRSLIQTMGRAARNVEGKVILYADRMTDSMKEAIDEVDRRRKYQEQYNKLNNITPRNTTNNDVDSLVEYEEEIEEKIEEFKNIKEVDKKIVKLEKEMIKASTDLDFERAIELREEIKRLKELLMEVM
- a CDS encoding glycoside hydrolase family 10 protein translates to MKLSKILAVAGLAMLVSCSTVDTNIREYGKGKTKTKTTTSTEISDKSNNEILGNEDYRKDVFDRSHRKINKDLKGVWVATVVNLDFPKTRGANLQKQEIDEIVSNVKSWGMNAIFLQIKPSAGVFYKSKTLPWSEYLTGVEGKNPGYDPLEYFIEVAHKNGIELHAWINPYRVSMKNNLNSASSKNIGVLHPEWTFEYEGKLYLNPAKKGVVEYLYNSIEEVVTNYDIDGVHLDDYFYPYPIGGKKLPNFDYADYNKVSNKYNSIGDFRRENVNSLIKNLSVSVHKLKPHISFGVSPFGIWRNKKSDYRGSNTNGLAAYDDLYADVLKWMSEEWIDYVAPQVYWKIGNERADYKTLVEWWNNKAKQTNTPLYIGEGIYKVEEPEKWDWPENEVKKHSIIRRANYSVNGYVIFRYGTLNDNRHLIDEIE
- a CDS encoding O-methyltransferase; this encodes MLENFEKSTKYARELFKEDNDIQFIKEYGIKNNIPIVTEEVLNFLIFLLSSKKYKKSLEIGTAIGYSGAYISKYSDLTSIEIDKERFEIAKSNFSKLSRKVNLINADALEILENLNENFDFIFIDAAKGQYKKFFDMCYNKLNNGGLIFIDNIMFRSYVTIDEYPKKFKTIVKKLNEFIIYLNENYEFSLLPFGDGVGLVRKGK
- a CDS encoding nuclear transport factor 2 family protein; amino-acid sequence: MENREKMIKEYFQMWISKNGENLTKIFDKDILYIESYGPVYNGIDNIISWFNKWSSINNVFRWEIKQFVHTENQTIVEWYFEYKLKDKGIDSFDGVSIIKFKNEKISYIKEFACVKGTMLELQ
- a CDS encoding endonuclease/exonuclease/phosphatase family protein; the encoded protein is MKKIIILIIQIVVSLNIFGHTIAEIQGTSHKSPYENKFVKDVEGVVLKNFDDRFNDGFFIQSLKDDGNPITSEGIYIDKSDFKDTKFKEGDLVRVDGIVKELQFQKFDKKELTITAIKALDIKVLKKGLTIEPTIIEASKIPFKIHDDDTPVDKLDPINNAMDYYETFESMLVKVISPKVVGVKERHGDIAVVPEKGDYVVQKTKNGGLRYTYDNEQTQKIIISNNYFPLTNSKKIFKDKNFTPNPGDQFLGDIEGILTFNFGTYRIMNTKKLPKLEDSATKPDENKLGIDKEKLSIVSYNIENFSLADDKYKVYDLAKQVKNILKTPDIISLIELGDDNGSDEKRYPRETAGAANLKAIIREIKRETGVEYGYLMINPKHGRDGGKPAIHIRNAILYRKDRVQIPYLNEGLQDKDTYVVDGKLLYNPGRIGTESDAFEAVRKSLVGHFLFKGKDIFIIVNHLSSKREDNGLYGAIRPIHRKSEEKRHLQAELIFKFHETLHNNFKDAIIVSLGDMNDFEFSKTVSIMKGDIMFNAVDLLPEEERYSYVYQGNSQILDNVLVNKEYIDKTKVDIINVNSEFTHSQGAFSDHDPVYIEIDVK
- a CDS encoding cation diffusion facilitator family transporter; the protein is MKKITKIDKDTFLIEIIKNNIQIARAKVFKNYLQEIYVNEKFRNISFGKKILNYVVDEVSKLEYDSVIVTDFDEAGLNFFIKHSFILENDILILKGLKKEYCDKKAILNCSYVSFSINVLLAILKIFIGFIFSLNTIIADGINSATDSLSTVLAVFGLKISNKLENDDYPFGYGKIEAIFNLFIGMFIILTTTSVLFTSIKKIFNYAPINLQKEQYIIYIFTLIFTLLKIFQYIYVSKNAKKYDNDILKTLAKDYGADILLSISVLLGVILTIKVSYAFDILLSIVITLYIIYQAYNIIKENILILLEKQDEELLKKVRTIIMQNDDIFYVHDLFMISSGKKIYMYADIRVDKDFSVEKSHQIAENVNLIVRNKYPFIKSLNLHVEPVYIVEDKNI